In a single window of the Halomicroarcula saliterrae genome:
- a CDS encoding cupin domain-containing protein: MSDGPVNADDVGWTEHDHGDRQFRRKKLAEAAGGEELGASLYEVPAGKRLWLRHYHEGNEESIFVLDGGGTLYLGPDATEHDLEAGDYVALPAGEESAHDVEAGDDGLRLLMSGTMDEPDITVYPDREMVGLYAGAAPGGDSDERTISTYLDRHAELDYWDD; this comes from the coding sequence ATGAGCGACGGCCCCGTCAACGCGGACGACGTCGGGTGGACCGAACACGACCACGGCGACCGCCAGTTCAGACGAAAGAAGCTGGCCGAGGCGGCCGGCGGCGAGGAACTCGGCGCCAGCCTGTACGAGGTGCCGGCGGGCAAACGGCTCTGGCTGCGACACTACCACGAGGGCAACGAGGAGTCGATATTCGTCCTCGACGGCGGCGGGACCCTCTATCTCGGTCCCGACGCGACCGAACACGACCTCGAAGCCGGCGACTACGTCGCGCTGCCGGCCGGCGAGGAGAGCGCCCACGACGTCGAAGCCGGTGACGACGGCCTCCGGCTCCTGATGAGTGGCACCATGGACGAGCCCGACATCACGGTCTACCCGGACCGCGAGATGGTCGGCCTCTATGCCGGCGCCGCGCCCGGCGGCGACAGCGACGAGCGGACGATATCGACCTATCTGGACCGACACGCCGAACTGGACTACTGGGACGACTAG
- a CDS encoding DHH family phosphoesterase: protein MGSCIICGTSVDGHICDLHEEDALFEFRGNSADQLNVGRYYRGNVDGFAEFGVFVDIGDSVTGLLHRSELDQRLDSLDWEPGDEVYVQVKNVRDNGNVDLGWSIRQAEREFRGVLVDDPDVGHSTLLDEEEDDSGNADGDGPSAQSPSTEDASDADQVEADADDSDPAPRTEDEATDEQTATDDDHSEGTAVGTVGETTDAENPTDTAVVASTGTETATEGTAGDGADADSDTTDDAPATVAIGSLEDHVGDDIRLEGEIVGVRQTSGPTVFELHDETGTVDCAAFVEAGVRAYPDVEEGDFARLDGEVRRRRGELQVETEDLAVLDEAERDAVEQRLADALDDEARPDAVSPLAEDPTIEALSADLVEAATEIRKAVLTDRPVIVRHANTADGYLAGSALERATLPLVTDQHRRSDAQYHYFDRRPLEGGVYDMDDATKDTSQMLDNRARHDEALPLFVFVAAGGTRESLDGFDLLNVYGAPTVVVDDIEVDGAVTDAVDAVVSPSLADAPDTTATALAANVAAHVNGDVREDLRHLPAVSFWEDAPEAYVDLADAAGYDAEAVAQLREAVALEAHYQSYEDKRELITDLVFGDDESDVGGLAGHVAEQFREKVDEEVATAEANLDYRTVDDATVAVLDTDAYSHQYEFPPETLLLDELHRSVRGDADAVVGVDTDTLYVRTDADVDLHELVADVDEAVPEGGVTTRSVRDGSIRYLAGERDAVLDATLERLAAAL from the coding sequence ATGGGTTCGTGTATCATTTGCGGCACATCCGTCGACGGACACATCTGTGACCTCCACGAGGAGGACGCGTTGTTCGAGTTCCGAGGGAATAGCGCCGACCAGCTCAACGTTGGTCGATACTACCGCGGTAACGTGGACGGCTTCGCCGAGTTCGGCGTCTTCGTCGACATCGGTGACAGCGTCACCGGCCTGCTCCACCGCAGCGAACTGGACCAGCGACTCGATTCGCTGGACTGGGAGCCGGGCGACGAGGTGTACGTGCAGGTCAAGAACGTCCGCGACAACGGTAACGTGGATCTCGGCTGGTCCATCCGACAGGCCGAACGCGAGTTCCGCGGCGTCCTCGTCGACGACCCCGACGTGGGGCACTCGACGCTGCTGGACGAGGAAGAGGACGACTCGGGAAACGCTGACGGGGACGGGCCGTCGGCTCAGTCCCCTTCGACGGAAGACGCGAGCGACGCCGACCAGGTCGAAGCGGACGCCGACGACAGCGACCCGGCGCCCCGAACTGAAGACGAGGCGACCGACGAGCAGACGGCGACCGACGACGACCACTCCGAGGGGACCGCCGTCGGCACGGTCGGCGAGACCACCGACGCCGAGAACCCCACCGACACGGCCGTCGTCGCGTCGACTGGCACCGAGACGGCCACGGAGGGAACGGCCGGCGACGGAGCCGACGCCGACTCGGACACGACCGACGATGCCCCGGCGACAGTCGCCATCGGTAGCCTCGAAGACCACGTCGGCGACGACATCCGACTCGAAGGCGAGATAGTCGGCGTCCGGCAGACGTCCGGCCCGACCGTCTTCGAGCTCCACGACGAGACCGGCACCGTCGACTGCGCCGCGTTCGTCGAAGCGGGCGTCCGCGCCTACCCCGACGTCGAAGAGGGCGATTTCGCCCGACTCGACGGCGAAGTGCGCCGACGCCGCGGCGAACTGCAGGTCGAGACCGAGGACCTCGCCGTGCTCGACGAGGCCGAACGGGACGCCGTCGAACAGCGACTCGCCGACGCGCTGGACGACGAGGCCCGACCGGACGCCGTTTCCCCGCTCGCCGAGGACCCGACCATCGAGGCCCTCTCCGCGGACCTGGTCGAGGCGGCCACCGAGATTCGGAAGGCCGTGCTCACTGACCGTCCGGTCATCGTCCGCCACGCCAACACCGCCGACGGCTATCTGGCCGGCAGCGCGCTGGAGCGTGCGACGCTCCCGCTCGTCACCGACCAGCACCGGCGGTCGGACGCGCAGTACCACTACTTCGACCGCCGACCGCTTGAGGGCGGCGTCTACGACATGGACGACGCCACGAAGGACACCTCGCAGATGCTGGACAACCGCGCGCGCCACGACGAGGCGCTCCCGCTGTTCGTCTTCGTCGCGGCCGGGGGCACCCGCGAGAGCCTCGACGGCTTCGACCTGCTGAACGTCTACGGCGCGCCCACCGTCGTCGTCGACGACATCGAGGTCGACGGCGCGGTCACCGACGCCGTCGACGCCGTCGTCTCGCCGAGCCTGGCCGACGCGCCCGACACGACCGCGACGGCGCTCGCGGCCAACGTCGCCGCCCACGTCAACGGGGACGTGCGCGAGGACCTGCGCCACCTGCCGGCTGTCAGCTTCTGGGAGGACGCCCCAGAGGCCTACGTGGACCTCGCCGACGCGGCGGGCTACGACGCCGAGGCGGTCGCACAGCTCCGCGAGGCCGTCGCGCTGGAGGCCCACTACCAGTCCTACGAGGACAAGCGCGAGCTCATCACCGACCTCGTGTTCGGCGACGACGAGAGCGACGTGGGCGGGCTCGCCGGCCACGTGGCAGAGCAGTTCCGCGAGAAGGTCGACGAAGAGGTCGCGACAGCCGAGGCCAACCTCGACTACCGAACCGTCGACGACGCGACGGTCGCCGTACTGGACACGGACGCCTACTCCCACCAGTACGAGTTCCCGCCGGAGACGCTCCTGCTGGACGAGCTCCACCGCTCGGTTCGCGGTGACGCGGACGCCGTCGTCGGCGTCGACACCGACACGCTGTACGTCCGAACCGACGCCGACGTGGACCTGCACGAACTGGTGGCCGACGTCGACGAGGCCGTCCCCGAGGGCGGTGTGACGACCCGGAGCGTTCGTGACGGCTCCATCCGATACCTCGCCGGCGAGCGCGACGCGGTGCTCGACGCGACGCTGGAGCGGCTCGCGGCGGCCCTGTAG
- a CDS encoding YIP1 family protein yields the protein MTQWVETTGTGRDRGPVAIVRAWAEVLRRPRRFFRTGIAPGDQAPGLIFASLVVLVEEASRYAVVELASRGVLSTGPFQYPAIGDFTPGVAALALLGIIVFVAPITVHLTAAIQTLLLIPTAPERGGISETVQVMCYAMAPCVVAGLPFPELRVLVTLWGAALYVVGTTVVHDIGLPKAVAVGAVPAAILFGYGFRGFDALTTLASASGL from the coding sequence GTGACACAGTGGGTCGAGACCACCGGGACGGGGCGCGACCGCGGGCCGGTGGCCATCGTGCGGGCCTGGGCGGAAGTCCTCCGGCGACCGCGACGGTTCTTCCGGACTGGCATCGCCCCGGGCGACCAGGCGCCGGGGCTCATCTTCGCGTCGCTGGTGGTCCTCGTCGAGGAGGCCAGCCGGTACGCAGTCGTCGAACTCGCGAGCCGCGGCGTCCTCTCGACCGGCCCGTTCCAGTACCCGGCTATCGGCGATTTCACGCCCGGCGTCGCCGCGCTCGCCCTGCTGGGTATCATCGTCTTCGTCGCGCCCATCACGGTCCACCTGACCGCGGCTATCCAGACACTCCTGCTCATCCCGACCGCGCCCGAGCGGGGCGGCATCAGCGAGACGGTCCAGGTCATGTGCTACGCGATGGCCCCCTGCGTCGTCGCCGGGCTCCCGTTCCCGGAGCTCCGCGTGCTCGTCACGCTCTGGGGGGCCGCGCTGTACGTCGTCGGCACGACCGTCGTCCACGACATCGGCCTGCCGAAAGCGGTCGCCGTCGGTGCCGTGCCGGCGGCGATACTGTTTGGCTACGGCTTCCGGGGCTTCGACGCCCTGACGACGCTGGCGAGTGCGAGCGGACTTTAG
- a CDS encoding NADPH-dependent FMN reductase → MARPHVVGIAGSLRDGSYTDIAVERALDAAADAGGTTELLDLRECDLPVFDADDREAGDAPEVRRRIREADSILLGTPVYHGSYSAPLKNALDYCGFDEFENKTVGLLAVAGGGFPITALEHLRSVCRALDCWVIPHQAAVPRARDVVEDGTITDEGIDERVARLGEEAVQYANIEPDPPCLESTENVGADD, encoded by the coding sequence ATGGCACGACCGCACGTCGTCGGTATCGCCGGCAGCCTGCGCGACGGGAGCTACACCGACATCGCCGTCGAACGCGCCCTCGACGCGGCCGCGGACGCCGGCGGAACGACAGAACTGCTCGACCTCCGCGAGTGCGACCTCCCCGTCTTCGACGCGGACGACCGCGAAGCGGGCGACGCGCCCGAGGTACGGCGCCGGATTCGCGAGGCCGACTCGATACTGCTCGGGACGCCGGTGTACCACGGCTCGTACTCCGCGCCGCTGAAGAACGCGCTCGACTACTGCGGCTTCGACGAGTTCGAGAACAAGACGGTCGGCCTGCTGGCCGTCGCCGGCGGCGGGTTCCCCATCACGGCTCTCGAACACCTCCGGTCGGTCTGTCGCGCGCTCGACTGCTGGGTCATCCCGCACCAGGCCGCCGTGCCGCGAGCCCGCGACGTCGTCGAAGACGGGACGATTACCGACGAGGGCATCGACGAGCGGGTCGCGCGGCTGGGCGAGGAGGCCGTCCAGTACGCCAACATCGAGCCCGACCCGCCGTGTCTAGAGAGCACAGAGAACGTCGGTGCTGACGATTAG
- a CDS encoding APC family permease: MGDKPVGPEPTGRNVDGEAPVEQPETVTDEAIVHDEETELERTIGLVGGLAIGIGTMIGAGIFVFPGLAASTAGPAASLSFAIGGGIALLVALPTAELATAMPRSGGGYYFISRGLGTAAGAIVGLGLWLGLVFAAAFYLVGLGHYATAVLAEAGVELGVDPVVAIGLLFGLALTALSIGGTENTAKLQNGVVGALLVVLTVFLTYGVLDAFGAFGGQNTPEAFFSQGTFPVLTTAALVFTSYLGFAQVATVAGEIKDPGRNLPLAMIGSVLVVTVFYVVTIFVATSAFGADRLGTFGETAMVEVAREFLGLPGAVAILFAGLLATFSSANASILSASRAVYALSRDALLPRRASEVNLRFGTPHVALFAAGGPILVLIATGRVELLAEVASFLHLVMYGLICVALVVLRRRNPTWYTPSYRVPGYPAVPAVGAVASFGLIAFMQPASIVVGAVLMVLSYLWYRYYASGVTLKGAL, translated from the coding sequence ATGGGTGACAAGCCTGTCGGGCCCGAGCCCACCGGCCGGAACGTCGACGGTGAGGCGCCGGTCGAGCAGCCCGAGACTGTCACCGACGAGGCCATCGTTCACGACGAGGAGACGGAACTCGAACGGACCATCGGGCTCGTCGGTGGGCTGGCAATCGGCATCGGGACGATGATCGGGGCCGGTATCTTCGTCTTCCCCGGGCTCGCGGCCAGTACGGCCGGCCCAGCCGCCTCCTTGTCCTTTGCGATTGGGGGTGGTATCGCGCTCCTCGTCGCGCTCCCGACCGCCGAACTGGCGACCGCGATGCCACGGAGCGGCGGCGGCTACTACTTCATCTCCCGGGGTCTGGGAACCGCCGCGGGCGCTATCGTGGGCCTCGGACTGTGGCTGGGCCTGGTGTTTGCCGCCGCGTTCTACCTCGTCGGACTGGGCCACTACGCGACCGCTGTGCTGGCCGAGGCCGGCGTCGAACTGGGCGTCGACCCCGTCGTCGCTATCGGCCTGCTGTTCGGACTGGCACTGACCGCGCTGAGCATCGGCGGGACCGAGAACACCGCCAAGCTCCAGAACGGCGTCGTCGGCGCCCTCCTCGTCGTGCTGACGGTGTTTCTCACGTACGGTGTCCTCGATGCGTTCGGTGCGTTCGGCGGGCAAAACACGCCGGAAGCGTTCTTCTCACAGGGCACCTTCCCGGTGTTGACCACCGCTGCACTCGTCTTTACGTCCTATCTCGGGTTCGCACAGGTCGCGACGGTCGCCGGCGAAATCAAGGACCCGGGTCGGAACCTCCCGCTCGCGATGATCGGCTCGGTCCTCGTCGTCACCGTGTTCTACGTCGTCACCATCTTCGTCGCGACGAGCGCCTTCGGCGCGGACCGGCTGGGCACCTTCGGCGAGACGGCCATGGTCGAGGTCGCCCGGGAGTTTCTGGGGCTGCCCGGTGCGGTCGCGATACTGTTTGCCGGCCTGCTGGCGACCTTCTCCAGCGCCAACGCCTCGATTCTCTCGGCCTCACGGGCCGTCTACGCGTTGAGTCGTGACGCCCTGCTCCCCCGGCGGGCGAGCGAAGTGAACCTCAGGTTCGGAACGCCACACGTCGCCCTGTTCGCGGCCGGCGGACCGATTCTCGTCCTTATCGCGACCGGACGGGTCGAGCTCCTCGCGGAGGTCGCCTCCTTCCTCCACCTCGTCATGTACGGCCTCATCTGTGTCGCGCTGGTGGTGTTGCGCCGACGGAATCCGACCTGGTACACCCCGAGCTACCGGGTCCCCGGCTATCCGGCGGTCCCCGCGGTCGGAGCGGTCGCCAGCTTCGGCCTCATCGCGTTCATGCAGCCGGCCTCCATCGTCGTCGGCGCCGTTCTTATGGTCCTCTCGTATCTCTGGTACCGGTACTACGCGAGCGGTGTCACGTTGAAAGGAGCACTCTGA
- a CDS encoding universal stress protein — protein MTDRPCILVPIRVLDGESIPDGVPELLANAYVVLLGYHVVPDQTATGQAKMQFEERANARLDKYESILRDAGATVERRLVFTHDGQKTLDRISDEHDCLAVLVPNGTRPPEEVLVAVRGTAGVSRIAEAVAGLFSSTDVAVTLYHVTETNETDDDIETFLNGVRDRMTELGMDASAVDTRTDTEQKRLGAIATAAEEYDALVMGESDPSLTTFVFGMPAEQIADRFHGPVFVVQREASESS, from the coding sequence ATGACAGATCGACCGTGCATACTCGTCCCGATACGCGTCCTCGACGGTGAATCGATCCCCGATGGGGTACCGGAACTCCTGGCGAACGCGTACGTCGTCCTGCTCGGCTACCACGTCGTCCCGGACCAGACCGCGACGGGGCAAGCGAAGATGCAGTTCGAGGAGCGCGCCAACGCGCGACTGGACAAATACGAGTCGATACTCCGAGACGCTGGCGCGACTGTCGAGCGACGGCTGGTGTTCACGCACGACGGCCAGAAGACGCTCGACAGGATAAGCGACGAACACGACTGCCTGGCTGTCCTGGTTCCGAACGGGACCAGACCGCCGGAGGAGGTCCTCGTCGCGGTCCGGGGCACTGCCGGCGTGAGTCGAATCGCGGAGGCGGTCGCCGGACTGTTCAGTTCGACGGACGTCGCCGTGACGCTGTATCACGTCACAGAGACGAACGAGACCGACGACGATATCGAGACGTTCCTGAACGGGGTGAGAGACCGGATGACGGAGCTTGGGATGGACGCGTCGGCCGTCGACACGCGAACCGATACCGAACAGAAACGGCTGGGGGCGATTGCAACGGCGGCCGAGGAGTACGACGCCCTCGTGATGGGTGAATCGGACCCGTCACTGACGACGTTCGTCTTCGGGATGCCGGCCGAGCAGATCGCCGACAGGTTTCACGGGCCGGTGTTCGTGGTCCAGCGCGAGGCGAGCGAGTCGTCCTGA
- a CDS encoding A/G-specific adenine glycosylase: MSDQSGEYLPNDVQSVQNALVDWYEADHRDYPWRRTEDPYGILVSEVMSQQTQLDRVVAAWEDFLERWPAVADLAAADRGDVVGFWTDHSLGYNNRAKYLHEAARQVTDEFGGEWPRDPDGLSELMGVGPYTANAVASFAFNNGNAVVDTNVKRVLYRAFDVPDDDAAFEETAQRLMPAGESEVWNNAIMELGGVACEKTPDCDGAQCPWREWCHAYQTGDFTAPDVPTQPEFEGSRRQMRGRVISVLNEYDELALDELGPRIRVDYAPDGEHGREWLRGLLSDLEADGLVTLTDGAETTVATLSRT; encoded by the coding sequence ATGAGCGACCAGTCGGGGGAGTACCTCCCGAACGACGTACAATCGGTCCAGAACGCCCTCGTCGACTGGTACGAGGCCGACCACCGCGACTACCCGTGGCGCCGCACCGAGGACCCCTACGGGATTCTCGTCTCTGAGGTGATGAGCCAGCAGACCCAGCTCGACCGCGTCGTCGCGGCTTGGGAGGACTTCCTGGAGCGGTGGCCCGCAGTCGCGGACCTCGCGGCGGCCGACCGCGGCGACGTGGTCGGCTTCTGGACGGACCACTCTCTGGGGTACAACAACCGCGCGAAGTACCTCCACGAGGCGGCCCGCCAGGTGACCGACGAGTTCGGCGGCGAGTGGCCCCGTGACCCCGACGGCCTCTCGGAGCTGATGGGCGTCGGCCCCTACACGGCCAACGCCGTCGCTTCCTTCGCGTTCAACAACGGGAACGCCGTCGTCGATACCAACGTCAAGCGGGTGCTCTACCGGGCCTTCGACGTGCCCGACGACGACGCGGCCTTCGAGGAGACGGCACAGCGGCTCATGCCCGCGGGCGAGTCCGAGGTGTGGAACAACGCCATCATGGAACTGGGCGGCGTCGCCTGCGAGAAGACGCCCGACTGCGACGGCGCGCAGTGCCCGTGGCGGGAGTGGTGTCACGCCTACCAGACTGGCGATTTCACCGCGCCGGACGTGCCGACCCAGCCCGAGTTCGAGGGGTCCCGCCGGCAGATGCGGGGGCGGGTCATCAGCGTGCTCAACGAATACGACGAGCTCGCGCTCGACGAACTGGGGCCGCGGATTCGCGTCGACTACGCGCCCGACGGCGAGCACGGCCGGGAGTGGCTGCGGGGGTTGCTCTCGGACCTGGAGGCCGACGGGCTCGTAACACTCACGGACGGCGCCGAGACGACCGTGGCGACACTCAGTCGGACGTAG
- a CDS encoding MgtC/SapB family protein: protein MTIYLQLATYPIDTGVLRILLAGALGMFLGLEREWSQKSAGIRTFALVSLLAAVFTVTGRDSLVVVGGVLVIVQGILLAVQGLRQERATLSLTTSVSLLVAYGVGAVVAAGYILEGVTVAVFSSLLLVLKRELHSFAWGLSKQELRSGTEFAILAFVIYPLLPAEPVALPGDLLGISLELRVVWLMVVFVAGIGFVNYAIVQAYGGKGIAVTGFFGGLASSTAVVGTMIDHVRQQPAASSYAVAAILLADAAMALRNLLITVLFTVESGILLSPLLPLAAVIVGSVAVAAHTADWSEDIEIDLKSPFSLRNVLGFGGVFLLVVVVGGFANARFGTAGLYVTSALSGLVSSAGATTSAVLLYRGGAIDEPTAMVAILLATAASIVVKAALTAPGPDRSFAGRVALWSSVVLGGASLLAVALLV from the coding sequence GTGACAATATACCTACAGCTCGCGACGTATCCGATAGACACCGGGGTCCTGCGCATCCTGCTTGCAGGGGCGCTCGGGATGTTCCTCGGCCTCGAGCGCGAGTGGTCCCAGAAGTCCGCGGGCATCAGGACCTTCGCGCTGGTCAGCTTGCTGGCCGCTGTCTTCACCGTCACTGGACGCGACTCCCTGGTCGTCGTCGGCGGGGTGCTGGTCATCGTCCAGGGGATTCTGCTCGCGGTCCAGGGTCTGCGCCAAGAGCGGGCGACGCTCTCGCTGACCACGTCGGTCTCGCTGCTGGTCGCCTACGGCGTCGGCGCCGTGGTGGCGGCGGGGTACATCCTCGAAGGAGTGACCGTCGCCGTCTTCTCGTCGCTGTTGCTCGTCCTGAAACGCGAACTCCACAGCTTCGCGTGGGGACTCAGCAAACAGGAGCTCCGGTCCGGAACGGAGTTCGCCATCCTCGCCTTCGTCATCTACCCGCTGTTGCCCGCCGAACCGGTGGCGCTACCGGGCGATCTACTCGGCATCTCGCTCGAACTGCGGGTCGTCTGGCTGATGGTGGTGTTCGTCGCCGGCATCGGCTTCGTCAACTACGCCATCGTGCAGGCCTACGGCGGCAAGGGCATCGCTGTCACCGGCTTCTTCGGCGGGCTCGCGTCCTCGACGGCGGTCGTCGGGACGATGATAGACCACGTGCGACAACAGCCCGCCGCGTCGTCCTACGCCGTCGCCGCCATCCTGCTCGCCGACGCCGCGATGGCGCTCCGGAATCTCCTGATTACCGTCCTCTTCACCGTCGAGAGCGGAATCCTGCTGTCGCCGCTGCTCCCGCTCGCGGCGGTCATCGTCGGGAGCGTCGCCGTGGCGGCCCACACCGCCGACTGGTCGGAAGATATCGAGATAGACCTGAAGAGCCCGTTCTCGCTGCGGAACGTGCTCGGTTTCGGCGGCGTGTTCCTGCTCGTCGTCGTCGTCGGCGGCTTCGCCAACGCGCGCTTTGGAACGGCCGGGCTGTACGTCACGTCGGCCCTCAGCGGGCTGGTGTCGAGCGCGGGCGCGACCACCTCGGCCGTGTTACTGTACCGCGGTGGCGCTATCGACGAGCCGACGGCGATGGTCGCTATTCTACTGGCCACGGCGGCCAGTATCGTCGTCAAAGCGGCGCTGACGGCCCCGGGTCCGGACCGGAGCTTCGCCGGTCGCGTCGCCCTCTGGAGCTCCGTCGTCCTCGGCGGGGCGAGCCTGCTTGCCGTCGCCCTCCTCGTCTAG
- a CDS encoding AI-2E family transporter codes for MAQYDVDINWPRAFWIGFGLVLAATLLYVVYSFIGTFVFGIFLYYATRPLYRRVYRRVRQRSVAALLSLFLLALPVLVLLYYTIAIAVQEFSQFAETTDLGPYAAAVEPYINVSEIVQNPQTLLSDATGPETVVTTLGQFVGYLGVIGTGLIHAFVMFALAFYLLRDGPRLAEWVKGFLDHRGVLDRYFHEVDRSFHKVFYGNILNAIVTGAIGALAFSVVDFVAPTGLAVPYPALTGLLAGAASLIPIIGMKIVYVPMALYLAVDAGLDGGDWWFVALFVGVAFVIVDTIPDLVVRPYVSGGGSLSFGPFGSSRAEPEPERNTGLHTGTLMFAYVLGPFLFGWYGLFLAPMILVLVVHFARFVLPVIVRGESQPSTVDPTNLVGEEVGDPEIDSATERPRGEEGAPAPGAEDPG; via the coding sequence ATGGCACAGTACGACGTGGATATCAACTGGCCGCGGGCCTTCTGGATCGGGTTTGGCCTCGTGCTGGCAGCCACGTTGCTGTATGTCGTGTACTCCTTTATCGGAACGTTCGTCTTCGGAATATTCCTGTACTACGCGACCCGCCCGCTCTACCGGCGGGTGTATCGCCGGGTCCGACAGCGGTCGGTGGCGGCGCTGCTGTCGCTGTTCCTGCTCGCCCTGCCCGTGCTCGTCCTGCTGTACTACACCATCGCAATCGCCGTACAGGAGTTCAGTCAGTTCGCCGAGACGACCGACCTCGGCCCGTACGCCGCGGCAGTGGAACCGTACATCAACGTCTCCGAAATCGTCCAGAACCCCCAGACGCTGCTATCGGACGCCACCGGTCCCGAGACAGTCGTGACCACGCTCGGGCAGTTCGTCGGCTATCTGGGCGTCATCGGGACCGGCCTTATCCACGCGTTCGTCATGTTCGCGCTGGCGTTCTACCTGCTCCGTGACGGCCCGCGACTCGCCGAGTGGGTGAAGGGCTTTCTCGACCACCGCGGTGTCCTCGACCGGTACTTCCACGAGGTCGACAGGAGCTTCCACAAGGTGTTCTACGGGAACATACTCAACGCCATCGTCACCGGAGCTATCGGTGCACTCGCGTTCAGCGTCGTCGACTTCGTCGCGCCGACGGGGCTCGCGGTCCCGTATCCGGCTCTGACCGGACTGCTCGCGGGGGCCGCGAGCCTCATTCCGATTATCGGGATGAAGATCGTCTACGTCCCGATGGCGCTGTATCTCGCCGTCGACGCGGGGCTGGACGGCGGCGACTGGTGGTTCGTCGCGCTCTTCGTCGGCGTCGCGTTCGTCATCGTGGACACGATTCCGGACCTGGTCGTCAGGCCGTACGTCTCCGGCGGCGGCTCGCTCTCGTTCGGTCCCTTCGGTTCGAGCCGGGCCGAACCCGAGCCCGAGCGCAACACCGGGCTCCACACGGGGACACTCATGTTCGCGTACGTTCTGGGCCCGTTCCTCTTTGGCTGGTACGGGCTCTTTCTGGCTCCGATGATACTGGTGCTCGTCGTCCACTTCGCGCGGTTCGTCCTCCCGGTCATCGTCAGGGGCGAATCCCAACCGAGCACTGTCGACCCGACGAACCTGGTCGGTGAGGAAGTGGGCGACCCGGAGATAGATAGCGCGACAGAGCGGCCACGGGGCGAGGAGGGCGCACCGGCTCCCGGAGCGGAAGACCCCGGCTAG
- a CDS encoding PadR family transcriptional regulator — translation MYDLTGFQRDLLYVISGHEEPHGLAIKEELEAYYEKEIHHGRLYPNLDTLVDKGLVEKGQRDRRTNFYTLTRRGRRELDARRSWENQYVDIEADA, via the coding sequence ATGTACGATCTGACAGGGTTTCAACGGGACCTCCTCTACGTTATCTCGGGGCACGAGGAGCCACACGGGCTCGCAATAAAGGAGGAACTCGAGGCGTACTACGAGAAGGAGATCCATCACGGGCGGCTCTATCCGAACCTCGATACCCTGGTCGATAAGGGACTCGTCGAGAAGGGGCAGCGCGACCGACGGACCAACTTCTACACGCTGACTCGACGCGGTCGCCGCGAACTCGACGCGAGACGGTCCTGGGAGAACCAGTACGTCGACATCGAAGCGGACGCCTAG
- a CDS encoding amphi-Trp domain-containing protein: MGRDAVAEYLRTLADSLEADSGVTLRAGEQSVTLTPPVRSSLRSRPTRRVD; this comes from the coding sequence ATGGGACGTGACGCAGTGGCCGAGTACCTCCGTACGCTGGCGGACTCGCTCGAAGCCGACTCCGGCGTGACTCTGCGCGCGGGCGAGCAGTCGGTGACGCTCACCCCGCCGGTGAGGTCGAGTTTGAGGTCAAGGCCGACGCGAAGGGTCGACTGA
- a CDS encoding chorismate mutase has product MSSNPEEMSLDELREEIRTIDREIVEKIAQRTYVADTIAEVKEEQGLPTTDESQEQAVMDRAGENAERFDVDANLVKATFRLLIELNKVEQRENR; this is encoded by the coding sequence ATGAGCTCGAACCCCGAGGAGATGTCACTGGACGAACTGCGCGAAGAGATACGCACCATCGACCGCGAAATCGTCGAGAAGATAGCCCAGCGAACCTACGTGGCAGATACCATCGCAGAGGTCAAAGAAGAGCAGGGGCTGCCGACGACCGACGAGTCACAGGAGCAGGCCGTCATGGACCGCGCGGGCGAGAACGCGGAGCGGTTCGACGTCGACGCCAATCTGGTGAAGGCGACGTTCCGGCTCCTCATCGAGCTGAACAAAGTGGAGCAGCGCGAGAACCGCTGA